The proteins below are encoded in one region of Doryrhamphus excisus isolate RoL2022-K1 chromosome 4, RoL_Dexc_1.0, whole genome shotgun sequence:
- the ccdc125 gene encoding coiled-coil domain-containing protein 125 isoform X1, which translates to MMQEVAEVFSLDDDMVDGDLGDGTTIRTNSCSNRKKSQNLTGPPGTISPDADSYRSSNQAREAAWTSKLMTADWQQGWKVPFNAADSLTDMSKEDLRVRLQESCEVINVLMCELDVARRYLEGKFEALKILQGKAILDKATTHTKSLLQKSEERSKALETEVNTLQWEVSFNQLQMKKCEQSWEQRYSRILAENKTLTAQLENRDKELQNVQAENSVLRRQCLEMFSMLNVKEQRAFQRNEPHYVDTSLQELVVLEACRSHAVPQPCPCNQIAAASRKQLIQLQQELDAERSKREEALMVADAFRIAFEQQIKKRSEYLMMLAEDNVLKGHNRGPLISINQRLRDLLPFGMEAKMADDLPDTLYKLLDLLNDKEEALAHQRKVSIMLAHNSDRHSHPQSSKKPEENTSDNTSQHQQTPACTHSTDPSQANI; encoded by the exons ATGATGCAAGAGGTCGCTGAGGTCTTCAGCCTGGATGACGACATGGTGGATGGAGATCTGGGCGATGGGACCACAATCAGGACAAATTCCTGTTCCAACAGAAAGAAGAGCCAAAACCTCACGGGGCCTCCGGGGACCATCTCACCCGATGCAGACTCGTACCGAAGCAGCAACCAGGCACGGGAAGCAGCCTGGACATCCAAACTGATGACTGCGGACTGGCAGCAAGGTTGGAAGGTGCCGTTCAATG CAGCAGACTCGCTGACTGACATGTCCAAGGAAGACTTGAGAGTCCGACTGCAAGAATCCTGCGAG GTGATTAACGTGTTAATGTGTGAGCTGGACGTGGCGCGTCGTTACCTGGAAGGCAAATTTGAAGCTCTGAAGATTCTGCAAGGAAAG GCCATCCTTGACAAAGCCACGACTCACACGAAAAGCCTGCTGCAGAAAAGCGAAGAGAGGTCAAAAGCACTGGAGACG GAAGTCAACACCTTGCAGTGGGAGGTGAGCTTCAACCAGCTGCAGATGAAGAAGTGTGAGCAGTCGTGGGAGCAACGATACAGCAg AATCTTGGCTGAGAACAAGACCCTGACGGCCCAACTTGAGAACAGAGACAAAGAACTTCAGAACGTCCAAGCAGAAAATTCTG TGTTAAGGCGGCAGTGCTTGGAGATGTTTTCCATGCTGAATGTGAAGGAGCAGAGGGCTTTCCAAAGAAACGAACCTCACTACGTCGACACCAGCCTCCAGGAG ctTGTGGTGTTGGAAGCCTGCAGGAGTCATGCGGTTCCCCAACCATGTCCGTGCAACCAAATAGCTGCTGCTAGCAGAAAGCAGCTCATTCAGCTGCAACAGGAG CTGGATGCTGAGCGTTCGAAGCGAGAGGAAGCCTTGATGGTTGCAGACGCTTTTCGCATTGCGTTTGAACAGCAGATAAAGAAACGCAGTGAATACCTCATGATGCTGGCCGAAGACAACGTCCTAAAAG GTCATAATCGGGGTCCATTAATAAGTATAAACCAGAGGTTGAGAGACTTACTTCCATTCGGTATGGAAGCCAAGATGGCTGACGACCTTCCTGATACCCTGTATAAACTTCTAGACTTG CTGAACGACAAGGAAGAGGCTCTGGCCCACCAGCGGAAGGTGAGCATCATGTTGGCCCACAATTCTGACAGACATTCACACCCCCAGTCCTCAAAGAAACCGGAAGAGAACACATCAGACAACACCAGCCAGCATCAGCAAACACCCGCTTGCACGCATTCTACCGACCCCTCCCAAGCCAACATCTAG
- the ccdc125 gene encoding coiled-coil domain-containing protein 125 isoform X2, with protein MMQEVAEVFSLDDDMVDGDLGDGTTIRTNSCSNRKKSQNLTGPPGTISPDADSYRSSNQAREAAWTSKLMTADWQQGWKVPFNADSLTDMSKEDLRVRLQESCEVINVLMCELDVARRYLEGKFEALKILQGKAILDKATTHTKSLLQKSEERSKALETEVNTLQWEVSFNQLQMKKCEQSWEQRYSRILAENKTLTAQLENRDKELQNVQAENSVLRRQCLEMFSMLNVKEQRAFQRNEPHYVDTSLQELVVLEACRSHAVPQPCPCNQIAAASRKQLIQLQQELDAERSKREEALMVADAFRIAFEQQIKKRSEYLMMLAEDNVLKGHNRGPLISINQRLRDLLPFGMEAKMADDLPDTLYKLLDLLNDKEEALAHQRKVSIMLAHNSDRHSHPQSSKKPEENTSDNTSQHQQTPACTHSTDPSQANI; from the exons ATGATGCAAGAGGTCGCTGAGGTCTTCAGCCTGGATGACGACATGGTGGATGGAGATCTGGGCGATGGGACCACAATCAGGACAAATTCCTGTTCCAACAGAAAGAAGAGCCAAAACCTCACGGGGCCTCCGGGGACCATCTCACCCGATGCAGACTCGTACCGAAGCAGCAACCAGGCACGGGAAGCAGCCTGGACATCCAAACTGATGACTGCGGACTGGCAGCAAGGTTGGAAGGTGCCGTTCAATG CAGACTCGCTGACTGACATGTCCAAGGAAGACTTGAGAGTCCGACTGCAAGAATCCTGCGAG GTGATTAACGTGTTAATGTGTGAGCTGGACGTGGCGCGTCGTTACCTGGAAGGCAAATTTGAAGCTCTGAAGATTCTGCAAGGAAAG GCCATCCTTGACAAAGCCACGACTCACACGAAAAGCCTGCTGCAGAAAAGCGAAGAGAGGTCAAAAGCACTGGAGACG GAAGTCAACACCTTGCAGTGGGAGGTGAGCTTCAACCAGCTGCAGATGAAGAAGTGTGAGCAGTCGTGGGAGCAACGATACAGCAg AATCTTGGCTGAGAACAAGACCCTGACGGCCCAACTTGAGAACAGAGACAAAGAACTTCAGAACGTCCAAGCAGAAAATTCTG TGTTAAGGCGGCAGTGCTTGGAGATGTTTTCCATGCTGAATGTGAAGGAGCAGAGGGCTTTCCAAAGAAACGAACCTCACTACGTCGACACCAGCCTCCAGGAG ctTGTGGTGTTGGAAGCCTGCAGGAGTCATGCGGTTCCCCAACCATGTCCGTGCAACCAAATAGCTGCTGCTAGCAGAAAGCAGCTCATTCAGCTGCAACAGGAG CTGGATGCTGAGCGTTCGAAGCGAGAGGAAGCCTTGATGGTTGCAGACGCTTTTCGCATTGCGTTTGAACAGCAGATAAAGAAACGCAGTGAATACCTCATGATGCTGGCCGAAGACAACGTCCTAAAAG GTCATAATCGGGGTCCATTAATAAGTATAAACCAGAGGTTGAGAGACTTACTTCCATTCGGTATGGAAGCCAAGATGGCTGACGACCTTCCTGATACCCTGTATAAACTTCTAGACTTG CTGAACGACAAGGAAGAGGCTCTGGCCCACCAGCGGAAGGTGAGCATCATGTTGGCCCACAATTCTGACAGACATTCACACCCCCAGTCCTCAAAGAAACCGGAAGAGAACACATCAGACAACACCAGCCAGCATCAGCAAACACCCGCTTGCACGCATTCTACCGACCCCTCCCAAGCCAACATCTAG